A stretch of the Teredinibacter haidensis genome encodes the following:
- the fusA gene encoding elongation factor G: protein MTITNNIRNIAFTGHAGAGKTSLIERLLFEAGATTALGEITRGTTVTDSDPQSKQLQHSVETAVCSFESNKIHVNMLDTPGYPDFVGRSISVLPAVESVAVVIDATAGIEMVTERMMSIAKSREKCRLIIINKIDSAEYDLSELLTDIQQRFGSECLPLNLPVPGHESIVDCYFEPQKTNTEFCTVSQAHDTLVDQVVEVDEDLMALYLEQGEELQPEQLHDPFDQALRSQHLIPVCFTSARTGTGIAELLRIITQLMPSPKEGNTPLFLKDNEAIELSEKADDHILAHVFKISIDPFMGKLAALRVHQGTITPESLLFIGDGRKSFKVGHLYKLQGGKREEINTATPGDICAIAKVDDIEFDSVLHDSHEDDHIHLKSLHFPSPMYGLAVHPTRRGDEQKLSETLKKLGAEDPSLRIEHRINLNETVIHGVGEFHLRIALEKMESVFNLTVDTQPPTIDYRETIARPADGHHRHKKQTGGAGQFGEVYLKIEPIDRGQGFEFVNKIVGGVIPGSFIPAVEKGIRQMLEEGAVAGYPMQDLRVILYDGKFHAVDSKEIAFVAAGRKAFLDAVAKAAPMVLEPIVNVVVIAPSNCMGDITGDISSHRGMVTDATPTQKQKAQISAKMPLAELFDYQSRIKSMTGGEGSFTIEFSHYDAVPATTQQSLTKNYKVAEFAT from the coding sequence ATGACAATCACCAATAACATTCGTAACATCGCCTTTACCGGTCATGCAGGTGCCGGGAAAACATCTTTAATCGAGCGCCTGTTATTTGAAGCAGGCGCGACTACAGCGCTTGGCGAAATCACCAGGGGCACAACCGTAACCGATAGCGATCCCCAATCAAAACAGCTACAGCACTCGGTAGAAACGGCGGTATGTAGTTTTGAATCGAATAAAATTCACGTTAACATGCTGGACACACCGGGATACCCGGATTTTGTTGGCCGCAGTATCAGTGTTTTACCCGCAGTGGAAAGCGTTGCCGTTGTAATAGATGCCACCGCTGGAATAGAAATGGTGACAGAGCGAATGATGAGTATCGCAAAGAGTCGCGAGAAATGTCGTCTGATTATCATTAACAAAATTGATTCCGCCGAATACGATCTATCCGAATTACTTACCGATATTCAACAGCGTTTTGGCAGCGAATGCCTGCCTCTTAATTTGCCAGTTCCCGGCCATGAATCCATCGTCGATTGCTATTTCGAGCCCCAAAAAACCAACACGGAATTTTGTACCGTCAGCCAGGCCCACGACACTCTGGTTGATCAGGTCGTAGAGGTTGACGAGGATTTAATGGCCCTGTATCTCGAACAGGGAGAGGAACTTCAACCCGAGCAGCTACACGATCCATTCGATCAAGCATTGCGCAGCCAGCATTTAATCCCCGTTTGCTTCACCTCTGCCCGTACAGGAACCGGCATTGCCGAGCTGCTTCGCATTATCACGCAATTAATGCCCAGCCCAAAAGAAGGTAATACACCACTCTTTTTAAAGGACAACGAAGCCATTGAGCTTTCAGAAAAAGCGGACGACCATATTCTTGCGCATGTATTTAAAATTTCCATCGATCCCTTTATGGGCAAGCTCGCCGCACTACGTGTTCATCAAGGCACCATTACGCCCGAAAGCCTGCTTTTTATTGGCGATGGACGCAAAAGCTTTAAAGTCGGTCACTTATACAAACTGCAAGGCGGTAAACGGGAGGAAATTAACACGGCAACGCCTGGCGATATATGCGCCATAGCCAAGGTGGACGACATTGAATTCGACTCAGTTCTTCACGATTCACACGAAGATGATCACATCCACCTAAAATCCCTGCACTTCCCCTCCCCCATGTACGGCCTCGCCGTGCACCCCACCCGCCGAGGCGACGAGCAAAAGCTGTCCGAAACCCTCAAGAAATTGGGCGCAGAGGATCCCAGCCTGCGCATTGAACATCGCATAAATTTGAATGAAACGGTGATTCACGGTGTGGGCGAGTTTCATTTGCGTATCGCTCTCGAGAAAATGGAATCAGTTTTTAATCTTACTGTCGACACTCAACCGCCAACAATCGATTACCGCGAAACTATTGCACGACCTGCAGATGGCCACCACCGCCACAAAAAGCAGACCGGCGGTGCAGGACAGTTTGGTGAAGTGTATTTAAAAATCGAACCTATCGATCGCGGCCAGGGTTTTGAATTTGTGAATAAGATTGTGGGAGGCGTTATACCAGGCAGCTTTATTCCCGCCGTAGAAAAAGGTATTCGGCAAATGCTGGAGGAAGGCGCCGTGGCAGGTTATCCCATGCAAGATTTACGGGTTATTTTATATGATGGCAAGTTCCATGCTGTAGACTCCAAAGAAATAGCATTTGTCGCTGCAGGCCGAAAAGCCTTCCTTGATGCCGTAGCCAAGGCTGCGCCCATGGTCTTGGAGCCCATCGTCAACGTTGTGGTTATCGCGCCGTCAAATTGTATGGGCGACATAACTGGCGATATATCCTCCCATAGAGGTATGGTTACCGATGCCACCCCCACGCAAAAACAAAAGGCTCAGATCAGCGCAAAAATGCCGCTGGCCGAACTGTTCGATTACCAATCGCGCATTAAATCCATGACCGGTGGAGAAGGCTCGTTTACCATTGAATTCAGCCATTACGACGCGGTGCCCGCAACCACGCAACAGTCGCTGACGAAAAATTACAAAGTTGCGGAATTTGCCACCTAA
- a CDS encoding DUF3612 domain-containing protein yields the protein MKDNKSLLRKAHFLGTKIRNLRKRNHLTMEDLSARCVKVDAESAPSVSYLSMIERGKRVPSGGMLEVIAAVFQKKTEWFLDDVPDEQDLTPVKGSRGGVDGMALEPNFLFSNEILQIAIPELLSQTGTTGRQFAHLLIRAHQEHHQNHFPDLERAAEDVGHKRLPLNNDDIMDIVKSMGLEIQLFDTPPNIAKDDLCEGENCVVTSCYEPPGTIHVNRALLSRPRRFKYDLAVHIGHCVLHDKHAVKNVLIAGHGQSSTLLEEDISSNQTSIVDPQDILHAWRDFECSFFAGALLCPKVPFRQMLDRQSYEINVGAMVDVSESVAMRRMTAVSPYPHWHYFDAYAPGKLKAVYRGNGIPLPWGNMRAVNDPCHHWSVFRMLDHPVNGTASQISIMNVNDEPRIYCCESIYVEDLAGHAHVLCAGIELNPAIQAQGQNALDMASALKQHCISHGGSALIPNAIKNDLSSVARILNIAWVARGIEGEARLICPRGAVCPRKPSCYQCSSSPQI from the coding sequence ATGAAGGACAACAAAAGCCTGCTGCGGAAGGCCCACTTCCTCGGCACAAAAATACGTAATTTGCGTAAGCGCAATCATCTAACCATGGAAGACCTCTCGGCGCGCTGTGTAAAAGTAGATGCCGAATCCGCGCCCTCAGTATCCTACTTGTCGATGATCGAGCGCGGTAAACGTGTGCCCAGCGGAGGTATGCTGGAAGTGATTGCCGCTGTTTTTCAAAAAAAAACCGAATGGTTTCTCGATGATGTGCCAGACGAACAGGATCTCACCCCGGTAAAGGGCAGCCGCGGCGGTGTGGACGGTATGGCTCTGGAACCAAACTTTCTGTTTTCCAATGAAATTCTGCAAATTGCCATTCCTGAACTACTCTCTCAAACCGGCACGACGGGCCGCCAGTTTGCACACTTGCTAATTCGTGCCCATCAGGAGCACCATCAAAACCATTTCCCCGATCTGGAGCGCGCAGCAGAGGATGTGGGCCACAAGCGCCTGCCTTTAAATAATGACGATATTATGGATATCGTTAAGTCAATGGGCCTGGAGATTCAGCTGTTTGATACGCCCCCCAACATAGCGAAAGATGATCTTTGTGAGGGCGAAAATTGTGTGGTGACCTCCTGCTACGAGCCGCCGGGAACCATACATGTCAACCGCGCCCTACTCTCCCGCCCAAGACGCTTTAAATATGATCTCGCCGTCCATATTGGTCACTGTGTACTGCACGATAAACACGCCGTAAAAAATGTGTTGATTGCCGGTCACGGTCAAAGTAGCACTCTGCTGGAAGAAGACATCTCCAGTAATCAAACCTCCATTGTCGACCCTCAGGATATTCTTCACGCATGGCGCGACTTCGAGTGCAGCTTTTTTGCCGGCGCCCTGCTCTGCCCAAAAGTCCCCTTCCGGCAGATGCTTGATCGCCAAAGCTACGAAATAAATGTTGGCGCGATGGTGGACGTCTCTGAATCGGTGGCCATGCGCCGTATGACCGCCGTCTCTCCCTACCCCCACTGGCACTACTTCGATGCCTACGCCCCCGGCAAGCTGAAAGCAGTGTATCGCGGCAACGGTATTCCGCTACCTTGGGGAAATATGCGCGCGGTTAACGACCCCTGCCATCACTGGTCAGTTTTTAGAATGCTCGATCACCCGGTAAATGGCACAGCCTCGCAAATTTCAATTATGAACGTTAACGACGAGCCACGTATCTACTGCTGTGAATCTATTTATGTCGAGGATCTCGCCGGTCACGCCCATGTCCTCTGCGCCGGAATTGAACTAAACCCCGCCATTCAGGCCCAGGGGCAAAATGCTCTGGATATGGCCTCGGCCCTGAAACAGCACTGCATTAGCCACGGAGGATCCGCCCTAATCCCCAATGCGATAAAAAATGACTTAAGCAGCGTTGCACGTATTCTCAACATTGCATGGGTGGCCAGAGGAATTGAGGGCGAAGCCCGACTTATTTGCCCCAGAGGTGCTGTTTGCCCGCGCAAACCCAGCTGCTACCAGTGCAGCTCTTCCCCCCAAATATGA
- a CDS encoding isocitrate lyase: MNKYTVESKHASKTISSHGRSWETINPEYVARMRLQNRFETGLDIARYTATIMREDMAAYDKNPEQYTQSLGCWHGFIGQQKMISIKKHFGTTKGRYLYLSGWMVAAMRSEFGPLPDQSMHEKTTVPELIEELYTFLKQADSRELRHLFKDMDDAKKSGDTVKSKYLQKCIDNFETHVVPIIADIDAGFGNEEATYLLAKKMIEAGACCIQIENQVSDAKQCGHQDGKVTVPHEDFLAKINAVRYAFLELGVDDGVIVARTDSLGAGLTQKIPVCQNDGDLAQQYNEFIDGDEITSLDSLKTGDLVISQRERHIKVKRMANGLVRFKPNTGEDRVVLDCITSLQHGADLLWIETEKPHVGQISGMVKRIRKVIPNAKLVYNNSPSFNWTLSFRQQVFDNWQEEGRDVSEYQRDNLMSAQYDSSELAQAADERIRAFQKDAATQAGIFHHLITLPTYHTAAVSTDSLAREYFGEQGMLAYVKNVQRKEIRESLACVKHQDMSGSNIGDDHKEYFSGSQALKASGELNTMNQFS, from the coding sequence ATGAATAAATACACGGTAGAATCAAAACATGCTTCCAAGACCATCTCTTCACACGGGCGTTCCTGGGAGACCATTAACCCGGAATATGTAGCCCGAATGCGCTTGCAAAATCGCTTTGAAACCGGATTGGATATCGCCCGTTATACCGCCACTATTATGCGTGAAGATATGGCGGCCTACGACAAAAACCCGGAGCAGTACACACAATCGTTGGGCTGCTGGCATGGCTTTATCGGCCAGCAAAAAATGATCTCCATTAAAAAGCATTTTGGCACGACCAAAGGCCGTTATCTATATTTGTCGGGTTGGATGGTCGCAGCTATGCGCTCAGAGTTCGGCCCTCTACCCGATCAGTCCATGCATGAGAAAACGACTGTTCCCGAGCTGATCGAGGAATTGTATACATTCTTGAAGCAGGCCGATTCACGAGAGCTTCGCCATTTGTTTAAAGATATGGACGACGCAAAAAAATCGGGTGATACAGTTAAATCAAAATACCTTCAGAAGTGTATCGACAATTTTGAAACGCATGTCGTACCCATTATTGCCGATATTGATGCGGGCTTTGGCAATGAAGAAGCGACGTACCTGCTGGCGAAAAAAATGATTGAAGCAGGGGCCTGTTGTATTCAAATTGAAAACCAAGTGTCCGATGCAAAACAGTGTGGTCATCAAGATGGCAAGGTAACGGTTCCCCATGAGGATTTCTTGGCCAAAATTAATGCAGTGCGTTACGCATTTCTAGAGTTGGGCGTAGATGACGGTGTTATTGTTGCGCGCACGGATTCTTTGGGTGCTGGCTTAACGCAGAAAATTCCAGTCTGCCAAAATGATGGTGACCTTGCACAGCAGTACAATGAGTTTATTGACGGCGATGAAATTACTTCTCTAGACAGTTTAAAGACCGGTGATCTGGTTATTTCTCAGCGTGAAAGGCATATTAAAGTTAAGCGTATGGCCAATGGATTGGTTCGCTTTAAACCAAATACCGGAGAAGATCGTGTCGTACTGGATTGTATTACATCGCTTCAGCACGGCGCAGATCTTTTGTGGATAGAAACTGAAAAACCGCACGTTGGCCAGATTTCCGGAATGGTCAAACGTATTCGCAAAGTTATTCCCAACGCCAAGTTGGTGTATAACAATAGCCCGTCCTTTAATTGGACCTTGAGCTTCCGCCAGCAGGTTTTTGATAACTGGCAGGAGGAAGGGCGGGATGTATCGGAGTATCAGCGTGACAATTTAATGAGCGCCCAATACGACAGCTCTGAATTGGCGCAAGCGGCGGATGAGCGAATTCGCGCATTCCAAAAGGATGCTGCCACTCAGGCGGGAATTTTCCATCACTTGATTACGCTGCCAACGTACCACACGGCTGCGGTTTCAACCGACAGTTTGGCGCGGGAATACTTTGGTGAGCAAGGCATGCTGGCCTATGTGAAAAATGTTCAGCGCAAGGAAATTCGCGAAAGTCTGGCCTGTGTAAAGCATCAGGACATGTCTGGCTCAAATATTGGCGACGATCATAAGGAATATTTTTCAGGTTCTCAGGCGTTAAAGGCCTCGGGTGAGCTGAATACTATGAATCAATTTTCGTAA
- a CDS encoding TetR/AcrR family transcriptional regulator has protein sequence MRKTKEEAEKTYNALLDSAAALFILKGVTNTTLNDIAKNAGLTRGAVYWHFPNKDWVVMALWDRGALHVHQDMVTKLKELQREPKLEKFVKQMHNMFGLVNEDPSFTQAIKITMNCVEITEESSELQDYLNQNKNNLYGAIKTAITSLHAAGELTQSYTADLITNSLWVLLIGLVNIELDIHRPNEFTATRDTELFDLWLKGFIA, from the coding sequence ATGCGAAAAACGAAAGAAGAAGCCGAGAAAACATACAATGCACTGCTGGACTCCGCCGCCGCACTGTTCATATTGAAAGGCGTGACAAATACAACCCTTAACGATATAGCGAAGAATGCGGGGTTGACGCGCGGCGCGGTTTACTGGCATTTCCCCAATAAAGATTGGGTTGTTATGGCGCTATGGGATAGGGGGGCGCTACACGTACACCAAGACATGGTAACCAAGCTGAAAGAGCTGCAAAGGGAACCAAAACTGGAAAAGTTTGTAAAGCAAATGCACAACATGTTTGGGCTCGTTAACGAGGATCCCAGTTTCACGCAGGCAATTAAAATCACGATGAATTGTGTTGAAATCACGGAGGAGTCATCGGAGCTGCAGGATTACCTTAATCAGAACAAAAACAACCTTTACGGCGCAATCAAAACAGCGATAACGAGCTTACATGCCGCTGGAGAACTTACGCAGTCCTACACTGCCGATCTAATCACCAATAGTTTGTGGGTCTTACTGATTGGACTGGTTAACATTGAGCTGGACATTCATCGCCCGAATGAATTCACAGCAACACGGGATACGGAATTGTTTGATTTGTGGTTGAAGGGTTTTATTGCGTAA
- a CDS encoding malate synthase G — translation MNIPLENSCLINDEFFQFINDEVLPLTGLPQAKFWNDLYRLIDEFMPVNRELLTKRDHLQKRIDDWHKAHRNQAFNADAYKSFLQEIGYLLPEGDSFQVGTEHVDSEITTIAGPQLVVPLKNARFALNAANARWGSLYDALYGSDVIPQTEGLKPCKRYNPARGNHVIQYAREFLDEAFPLARGSHQDVTSYVVYYHHLLAFFPDGTESGLKRPGQFVALCGHKDDPESILLKNNGMHVEIQFDRNGSNGSHDLANIQDVLIEAAVTTIMDCEDSVTAVDAEDKVEVYRNWLGLIRGDLKSTFDKGGVTYTRRMNRDRFYTCADGDEYRLHGRSLLLNRNVGHLMESDLMRDKQGNFVPEGILDTVITSLISSLDLQRENASIRNSRSGSIYIVKPKMHGPEEVAFTCRLFACTETMLGLEENTIKLGIMDEERRTTVNLKECLRIAKERVVFINTGFLDRTGDEIHTSMQAGAFFPKAQIKDQPWIKAYENWNVDIGLECGLPGHAQIGKGMWPMPDEMNQMMMSKIDHPQAGANTAWVPSPTAAVLHAMHYHKINVRDVQGELRDRPRASLDDILSIPLMPKAYELNTQDIEQELENNIQGILGYVVRWVEMGVGCSKVPDINNIGLMEDRATLRISSQHIANWLCHGICTQVQVENVMVRMAAVVDKQNEGISGYRNMTPDTGHSLAFQAARDLIFLGIDQPNGYTEPLLHEYRLQAKRR, via the coding sequence ATGAATATTCCACTCGAAAACAGCTGTCTTATCAACGATGAATTTTTTCAATTTATCAATGATGAGGTATTGCCTTTAACGGGCTTACCACAGGCAAAATTCTGGAATGATTTATACCGCCTTATCGATGAGTTTATGCCAGTTAATCGCGAACTGCTCACGAAGCGAGATCATTTACAGAAAAGAATAGACGATTGGCACAAAGCTCATCGTAATCAGGCCTTTAATGCGGATGCTTACAAAAGCTTTCTGCAGGAGATCGGCTATCTATTGCCCGAAGGCGATAGCTTCCAAGTAGGTACTGAGCATGTCGATAGCGAGATAACCACCATTGCCGGGCCGCAATTGGTTGTGCCGTTAAAGAATGCTCGCTTTGCCCTTAATGCGGCGAACGCGCGCTGGGGAAGTTTGTACGATGCGCTCTACGGTAGCGATGTCATTCCCCAAACCGAGGGTTTAAAGCCATGTAAACGCTACAATCCTGCGCGTGGTAATCATGTTATCCAGTATGCCAGGGAGTTCCTAGACGAAGCCTTTCCGTTGGCTCGTGGCTCGCATCAGGATGTCACCAGCTACGTGGTTTATTACCATCACCTGTTGGCATTTTTCCCCGACGGTACGGAGAGTGGTCTAAAACGCCCGGGTCAGTTTGTTGCGCTCTGCGGGCATAAAGATGATCCAGAATCGATTCTGCTGAAAAACAACGGTATGCACGTTGAAATTCAATTCGACCGAAACGGTAGCAACGGTTCGCACGACCTTGCGAATATACAGGACGTTTTGATTGAAGCGGCGGTTACCACGATTATGGATTGTGAAGATTCCGTTACTGCTGTCGACGCCGAAGATAAGGTAGAGGTTTATCGAAACTGGCTGGGTTTAATTCGGGGCGATCTAAAATCCACCTTCGATAAAGGCGGTGTGACCTATACCCGTCGAATGAATCGCGACAGATTTTACACCTGTGCCGATGGTGATGAGTATCGCCTGCACGGTCGCTCGTTGTTATTAAATCGCAATGTGGGCCATCTAATGGAAAGCGATTTGATGCGGGATAAACAGGGCAATTTTGTGCCGGAAGGCATACTCGATACGGTAATTACTTCGTTGATCAGTTCTTTGGATTTACAACGCGAAAACGCATCCATACGTAACAGTCGAAGTGGCAGTATCTATATTGTTAAGCCCAAAATGCACGGGCCGGAAGAGGTTGCGTTTACCTGCCGTTTATTCGCGTGCACGGAAACCATGCTTGGCCTAGAGGAAAATACTATTAAGCTCGGCATTATGGATGAAGAGCGCCGCACAACGGTGAATCTAAAAGAGTGCCTCCGCATTGCCAAAGAGCGGGTAGTGTTCATCAATACCGGGTTTCTTGATCGCACCGGTGATGAAATTCATACCAGCATGCAGGCCGGCGCCTTCTTTCCTAAAGCCCAAATAAAAGATCAGCCCTGGATTAAGGCCTACGAAAACTGGAATGTGGATATTGGTTTGGAGTGCGGGTTGCCGGGGCACGCGCAAATCGGCAAGGGTATGTGGCCCATGCCCGATGAAATGAATCAAATGATGATGTCAAAAATCGATCATCCGCAGGCTGGAGCCAATACTGCATGGGTTCCTTCTCCAACAGCGGCGGTATTGCATGCGATGCACTACCACAAAATTAATGTACGCGATGTTCAGGGGGAGTTGCGTGATCGGCCGAGGGCAAGTTTGGACGATATCCTAAGTATTCCATTAATGCCGAAAGCCTACGAACTAAATACGCAGGATATTGAGCAGGAGCTGGAAAACAATATTCAGGGAATTCTTGGTTACGTCGTTCGCTGGGTCGAGATGGGTGTTGGTTGTTCTAAAGTGCCGGATATTAATAATATCGGCTTAATGGAAGACCGGGCAACGCTACGTATTTCCAGCCAGCATATCGCTAACTGGCTATGCCACGGCATCTGCACGCAAGTACAGGTGGAGAACGTTATGGTTCGTATGGCGGCTGTAGTGGATAAACAAAACGAGGGTATTTCAGGGTATCGAAATATGACACCCGATACAGGGCATAGTCTCGCATTTCAGGCGGCTCGGGATCTAATTTTTCTCGGCATCGATCAGCCAAATGGTTATACCGAACCTTTGCTGCACGAATATCGATTGCAAGCTAAAAGACGGTAG
- a CDS encoding CsgG/HfaB family protein produces the protein MQTIIQARFFLPLLLLPFFFSGCASQAPQVKEKESGYSLDQQRQAQASIKAQTPKKLALKRKIALGRVSNETLHGKSLLRDSHDDTLGKQVTDMLSKALTESGNFLVFERPDIGRIQDEAALTGRELNLVGSDALVIGSLTEFGRRTTGESGFFSSSKKQTAYAKVDMRLVDTTTGQITEAFSGAGEASIENVNVAGFGSKAAYDAAINDRAISIAIADAVNTLTQLLTKQPWQSSILSIDNEGVYMSGGASQGVATGMEFDVLVKGKRVKSGQSGFLIQLPGKKIARVKVTSLFGKSDTDEGAVVTLVNGSLGNYQPDQLLVQEVTP, from the coding sequence ATGCAAACAATCATTCAAGCTCGATTTTTCCTACCACTTTTACTACTCCCCTTTTTCTTTTCAGGCTGCGCCAGCCAGGCTCCACAGGTGAAAGAAAAAGAAAGCGGGTACTCCCTCGACCAACAGAGACAGGCGCAGGCCTCTATAAAGGCACAAACACCGAAAAAACTCGCATTAAAGCGAAAAATTGCTCTGGGACGCGTGTCCAATGAGACTCTCCACGGCAAGAGCCTGCTGCGTGATAGCCACGACGATACCTTAGGCAAGCAAGTTACAGATATGCTCTCGAAAGCGTTAACGGAATCCGGTAATTTTCTGGTCTTTGAACGACCGGATATCGGCCGTATTCAGGACGAGGCGGCCCTTACTGGTCGCGAGCTGAATCTGGTAGGGTCCGATGCTCTGGTTATTGGCTCCCTGACGGAGTTTGGCCGACGCACCACAGGTGAATCAGGGTTCTTTTCTTCCAGTAAAAAGCAAACCGCTTACGCGAAAGTGGATATGCGCCTTGTCGACACAACAACAGGCCAGATTACCGAAGCGTTTAGTGGAGCCGGTGAAGCTTCTATCGAAAATGTTAACGTAGCCGGCTTCGGATCCAAAGCCGCTTATGATGCAGCCATTAATGACCGCGCCATTTCTATTGCCATTGCCGATGCTGTGAACACGTTAACACAGTTGCTCACTAAGCAGCCTTGGCAGTCGAGCATACTCTCCATTGACAACGAGGGTGTTTATATGAGTGGTGGCGCAAGCCAAGGCGTGGCCACAGGCATGGAGTTCGACGTATTAGTTAAAGGTAAAAGAGTAAAATCTGGCCAATCGGGCTTTCTTATTCAATTGCCCGGCAAAAAAATTGCGCGGGTGAAAGTTACCTCGCTATTTGGTAAAAGCGATACGGATGAAGGCGCCGTTGTTACACTCGTTAATGGCAGTTTAGGTAATTACCAGCCCGATCAATTGCTTGTACAGGAGGTCACCCCATGA
- a CDS encoding DUF4810 domain-containing protein, translating into MKILLIACILLLGACSSQNHYNWGGYSDGLYEYYHRPSEHAKVRQQLVAHIANLEKSAKLIPPGLYAEAGTFFLETGDSATAIEYYKKEYETWPESQTLMMAMIQNLEKRYSAD; encoded by the coding sequence ATGAAAATACTCTTAATCGCCTGCATACTGCTACTCGGTGCCTGCTCCAGCCAGAATCACTACAATTGGGGCGGGTATTCCGATGGACTTTACGAGTATTATCATCGCCCTAGTGAACACGCTAAAGTTCGTCAACAGTTAGTGGCACACATCGCCAATCTGGAAAAGTCAGCAAAGCTTATCCCCCCAGGCCTTTACGCCGAAGCGGGTACCTTTTTTCTTGAAACAGGAGACAGTGCTACGGCAATTGAGTACTACAAAAAAGAATACGAAACCTGGCCGGAAAGCCAAACATTAATGATGGCCATGATTCAAAACTTGGAGAAACGATACAGTGCCGACTAA
- a CDS encoding transglutaminase-like domain-containing protein yields MFFLLSNPVLSGVDEAWQSVILGDEKIGYRSVVSKAEGGKLITTETLVLHTRVPGQAVKKSATTLSYVETDSGKPLEIRKTVISEHASHSMRALVKGDLLVVSEENTRRTKQAYRLPKDFSLREGVRKKLLARANQSVIEYSFWSFSRLAFEKVRLEILAAEAGSGFQWKMVRTKPEQKNSGKAVLYTDGDYRILRESSQTSGEAFVIETCDQQCAKADVTPLQNVYRQLIKSPYRITDTALRGKIRYELEGNVTLQIPATFEQAVVPTEKGVRIEVCSRCGTEGLPSKKVLESALGSSYWLDFHDTAIERKAASLLSGKELSAEKKMKRLTRFVTQHMKGGEIIYSGYATALQALATKSGDCTEQALLLAALGRAAGVPTRVAVGLTYSNERFYGKSYVFVPHAWVQAWVGDRWMSFDSGMEGFTSGHLVLGLSSGEQAEFLKITQQLHGLKIVSAAQLKLRQ; encoded by the coding sequence ATGTTTTTTTTGCTTTCGAACCCTGTTTTATCGGGAGTCGATGAGGCGTGGCAATCGGTAATCCTGGGGGACGAAAAAATTGGCTATCGCTCTGTCGTTAGCAAAGCGGAAGGGGGTAAGCTGATTACGACCGAAACGCTGGTCTTACATACGCGGGTTCCGGGGCAAGCGGTAAAAAAATCTGCGACCACTTTAAGCTACGTGGAAACCGATAGTGGTAAGCCGTTGGAAATCCGAAAAACCGTTATCTCTGAGCATGCATCACACAGCATGCGGGCCTTGGTTAAAGGGGATCTGCTCGTTGTGAGCGAAGAAAATACACGAAGGACAAAACAGGCTTACAGATTGCCAAAAGATTTTTCCTTGCGAGAAGGGGTTCGGAAAAAGTTACTGGCGCGGGCTAATCAATCGGTTATCGAATACAGTTTTTGGAGTTTTTCCAGATTAGCCTTCGAGAAAGTTCGCCTAGAGATACTGGCGGCGGAAGCGGGGTCGGGCTTTCAATGGAAAATGGTTCGCACGAAGCCGGAACAAAAAAATAGCGGAAAAGCAGTTCTTTATACCGATGGAGATTATCGTATTTTAAGGGAGTCTTCGCAGACCTCCGGTGAGGCTTTTGTTATTGAGACCTGCGACCAGCAATGTGCAAAAGCTGATGTAACACCCTTACAAAATGTTTATCGTCAACTGATTAAATCACCTTATCGTATTACAGATACCGCCTTGCGCGGAAAGATTCGCTATGAGTTGGAAGGCAACGTCACGCTACAAATCCCGGCAACGTTTGAACAAGCCGTCGTGCCAACAGAAAAGGGGGTGCGGATAGAGGTTTGCTCCCGTTGCGGCACCGAGGGGTTGCCATCAAAAAAAGTTTTAGAGAGTGCGCTTGGCAGTAGTTATTGGCTGGACTTTCACGATACGGCAATTGAAAGAAAGGCCGCTTCGCTGCTTTCTGGCAAGGAGTTAAGTGCTGAAAAAAAAATGAAACGTCTCACCCGTTTCGTCACTCAGCATATGAAGGGCGGCGAAATTATCTATTCCGGTTATGCTACGGCATTGCAGGCATTGGCGACAAAAAGTGGCGACTGTACTGAGCAAGCTCTGCTGCTGGCGGCCCTGGGGCGGGCGGCGGGTGTGCCTACTCGCGTTGCAGTTGGCCTTACCTATAGCAATGAACGCTTTTATGGTAAGTCGTATGTGTTTGTACCTCACGCATGGGTTCAAGCCTGGGTAGGAGATCGATGGATGAGTTTTGATAGTGGTATGGAAGGGTTCACTTCCGGTCATCTTGTGCTGGGCTTGAGCAGCGGCGAGCAGGCAGAATTTCTAAAGATTACGCAGCAGCTGCACGGGCTGAAGATTGTCTCCGCCGCGCAGCTGAAATTGCGTCAGTGA